A region of Candidatus Methylomirabilota bacterium DNA encodes the following proteins:
- a CDS encoding glycosyltransferase gives MVVFNQLALTRACLESLRATTEPFRLVVVDNGSTDDTPRFFERFDHPWPLRYERNSANHSVIAALNQAWRLSGTENVCVIHNDTELVEPAGLAGLYGVKRLRRSGRYVGRTIVHRLAVAPTVRPPWEEVAVVDSVCMCLDRDLSFAVRERGRRCLVVRAPFVHHGGGTRAREFGARPESERRDLAARREVMQRFRTKWGHRLPCDVRSRRERVTAWLRARLA, from the coding sequence ATGGTGGTGTTCAACCAGCTCGCGCTCACGCGCGCCTGCCTCGAGAGCCTGCGGGCCACGACCGAGCCGTTCAGGCTCGTCGTCGTGGACAACGGCTCGACCGACGACACGCCCCGCTTCTTCGAGCGCTTCGACCACCCGTGGCCGCTGCGCTACGAGCGGAACAGCGCGAACCACTCGGTGATCGCGGCGCTGAACCAGGCCTGGCGGCTCAGCGGGACCGAGAACGTCTGCGTCATCCATAACGACACGGAGCTCGTCGAGCCCGCGGGGCTCGCCGGGCTCTACGGCGTCAAGCGGCTGCGCCGGAGCGGGCGCTACGTCGGCCGGACGATCGTCCACCGCCTCGCCGTGGCGCCGACCGTCCGGCCGCCGTGGGAGGAGGTGGCGGTCGTGGACTCGGTCTGCATGTGCCTCGACCGCGACCTCTCGTTCGCGGTGCGCGAGCGCGGCCGGCGCTGCCTCGTCGTGCGCGCGCCCTTCGTCCACCACGGCGGCGGCACGCGCGCCCGCGAGTTCGGCGCGCGGCCCGAGAGCGAGCGGCGCGACCTGGCGGCCCGGCGCGAGGTCATGCAGCGGTTCAGGACGAAGTGGGGCCACCGCCTGCCGTGCGACGTGCGCTCGCGGCGCGAGCGGGTGACGGCCTGGCTCCGGGCGAGGCTCGCGTGA
- a CDS encoding citrate/2-methylcitrate synthase, whose product MTIESKGGLEDVVVSTSDICFIDGREGRLVYRGYDVNDLVEHSTFEEVVYLLWHGGLPSRKELEVHRKVLSATGTRRLPAKMIAMLRALPKKTTPMEVLRTGVSALAAFDPDAHDNSREATARKALRLTAQMPTLVAAWERIRRGKALLAPNPKLSLAANFIYMLRGTRPTPLEEKTFDVALILHADHEFNASTFAARVTAATMSDLHSAIVSAIGALKGPLHGGANEQVMLMVEQIGTPAKAEAWIRKALADHARVMGFGHRVYRVEDPRAKHLRRLAAELGRQAGNTSYVEILDTVARVVSQEKHIFPNVDLYSGAAYKSMGIPTDQFTPIFAISRVAGWAAHVMEQHANNRLIRPRAEYTGPTHATYVPIDRR is encoded by the coding sequence ATGACCATCGAGAGCAAGGGCGGTCTCGAGGACGTCGTCGTCTCGACGTCGGACATCTGCTTCATCGACGGGCGCGAAGGCCGGCTCGTCTATCGCGGCTACGACGTCAACGACCTCGTCGAGCACTCGACCTTCGAGGAGGTGGTCTACCTCCTCTGGCACGGCGGCCTGCCGAGCCGGAAGGAGCTGGAGGTCCACCGGAAGGTGCTCTCGGCGACCGGCACCCGCCGGCTCCCGGCCAAGATGATCGCCATGCTCCGGGCGCTCCCGAAGAAGACGACGCCGATGGAGGTGCTGCGCACGGGCGTGTCGGCACTCGCCGCCTTCGACCCAGACGCGCACGACAACTCGCGCGAGGCCACGGCGCGCAAGGCCCTCCGGCTCACCGCGCAGATGCCGACCCTCGTGGCCGCCTGGGAGCGGATCCGCCGGGGCAAGGCCCTCCTGGCGCCGAACCCCAAGCTCTCGCTCGCCGCCAACTTCATCTACATGCTGCGGGGTACCAGGCCGACGCCGCTCGAGGAGAAAACCTTCGACGTCGCGCTCATCCTGCACGCCGACCACGAGTTCAACGCCTCCACGTTCGCCGCCCGCGTGACGGCCGCGACCATGTCGGACCTCCACTCGGCGATCGTCTCCGCGATCGGCGCCCTCAAGGGCCCGCTCCACGGCGGCGCGAACGAGCAGGTCATGCTGATGGTCGAGCAGATCGGGACCCCGGCGAAGGCCGAGGCGTGGATCCGGAAGGCGCTCGCCGACCACGCGCGCGTCATGGGCTTCGGCCACCGCGTCTACCGCGTGGAGGACCCGCGCGCCAAGCACCTGCGCCGGCTCGCGGCGGAGCTCGGGCGGCAGGCGGGCAACACGAGCTACGTCGAGATCCTCGACACGGTCGCCCGCGTCGTCAGCCAGGAGAAGCACATCTTCCCGAACGTGGACCTCTACTCGGGCGCCGCGTACAAGTCCATGGGGATCCCGACCGACCAGTTCACGCCGATCTTCGCGATCAGCCGGGTCGCGGGGTGGGCCGCGCACGTCATGGAGCAGCACGCCAACAACCGGCTCATCCGCCCCCGCGCGGAGTACACCGGGCCGACGCACGCCACGTACGTCCCGATCGACCGCCGCTAG
- a CDS encoding methyltransferase domain-containing protein: protein MRASDFYDHHPISKQQVLAAVARRRGGDLSRLTPDELFEFDQDHYGGLAAVDALARRAGITAASRVLDVCAGLAGPARFLASRRGCRVVALELHAGRAAGAARLSRLVGLAGRVPVVRGDATALPFAAGAFDACVSQEALLHIPDKLVTLSECRRVLLPGGRLAFTDWIARPGLGEHERARLREWMAATTVQSLDSYRALLGRAGFTAVEAEDLSDEWRAVLRRRLDMFRAMRADTAARLGDQRAGEYEELYAFFGGLVEAGKLGGGRFSASR from the coding sequence ATGCGCGCGAGCGACTTCTACGACCACCACCCTATCAGCAAGCAGCAGGTGCTAGCCGCCGTCGCGCGCCGCCGCGGCGGCGACCTCTCCCGCCTCACCCCCGACGAGCTGTTCGAGTTCGACCAGGACCACTACGGCGGCCTGGCCGCGGTGGACGCGCTGGCCCGGCGGGCCGGGATCACGGCGGCGAGCCGGGTCCTCGACGTCTGCGCGGGCCTCGCCGGCCCGGCCCGCTTCCTCGCGAGCCGGCGCGGCTGCCGCGTCGTGGCCCTCGAGCTCCACGCCGGCCGCGCCGCCGGCGCCGCCCGCCTCTCGCGCCTGGTGGGGCTCGCCGGGCGCGTCCCCGTCGTCCGCGGCGACGCCACGGCGCTTCCGTTCGCCGCGGGCGCCTTCGACGCCTGCGTCAGCCAGGAGGCGCTCCTCCACATCCCCGACAAGCTCGTCACGCTGAGTGAATGTCGTCGCGTTCTCCTGCCCGGCGGCAGGCTCGCCTTCACGGACTGGATCGCGCGGCCTGGCCTCGGCGAGCACGAGCGCGCGCGGCTCCGCGAGTGGATGGCGGCGACCACCGTGCAGTCCCTGGACTCCTACCGCGCGCTGCTGGGGCGCGCGGGCTTCACGGCGGTCGAGGCCGAGGACCTGTCCGACGAGTGGCGCGCGGTCCTCCGGCGGCGCCTCGACATGTTCCGCGCGATGCGCGCCGACACGGCGGCGCGGCTCGGCGACCAACGCGCCGGCGAGTACGAGGAGCTCTACGCGTTCTTCGGCGGCCTCGTCGAGGCGGGCAAGCTCGGCGGCGGGCGCTTCAGCGCCTCACGCTGA